The window TAATTTTACCGCTGCAACTTCTGGAACTTTAGCATTTACTATTGTTCCTAATTTTCAGGGTGACGATTATGATTTTGCAGTATATGGCCCTACTACCAATGGCTGTACTTCACTCCAAACTAATAATGTTTTCGTAAGACCTATCAGATGTAACTATTCGGGAACACCAGGTAACACAGGTTTGGATTTAGCCATACCATTACCTCCTCCAGGAGTATATGGAAACAATAACCAATGGAGCCCACATTTGCAGGTAACAGCAGGAGAAACATATTACATGATTGTAACAAATCACAGTTTCTCAACCAATGGATTTTCTTTAACCTGGGGAGGAACGGCAACATTAGCATCACCATTTAACGACCCATCTTTAATTACAAATCCTTTTATTGCTCCAGGTCTTCCAAATGCTGATCCTACTCAACCAAACGAAGTTATTGTATGCTCTAATCCTGCAACGTTCAATTTTGGTACATTATCAAATGCTATCATTAATGGTAATGCAAACTTTACGGTATCATATTACCATACTCCTAATGATATGTTGACAGGAATCAATCCTATTACAACTTCCGTCGCAGTAAATACAACAGATACTTACTACTACAGTATTGGCTATATTGATCCAACAAATCCAACTAACCCGAATAATAAATGTAAGCAAACGGGTAAGTTTAAATTTAAAGATGGAGCAATCGTTGCAGATGACGATACTCTTACGGAATGTAACAATAACAATAGTGGCGTAGCGGTTTTCAACCTTACAACAGCAGATGTTACCAATGATCCGACATATACAAAAAAATACTATCCATCGCTTGTTGATCTAAACAACGGCACAGGAGAAATTACCAATCCTTATCAATATGTATCTGCAGTAGGATCTGTTTTTGTTTTGGTTACTTCACCGTTTGGATGTACAGATATAGGAGAAATTAAATTAAATTTCTTCCCTGATATTATCGTAACTGAAGCTACAATAAGAGTTTGTTCTATCCAAACAAATCCATCAACAGGATTGTTTAATCTTACTACAGCAGTCGTTAACGGACAGGGAGGAATGACCAAGAAATATTATCCTTCAGTAGCTGATGCCATCAACCAAACCAACGAAATATTAACTCCAGCTACTCACATCGCTCCTACCGGATATGCATATGTGAGAGTTTCTAATGCTAATGGATGTTATAATATCGCAAAAATAAACCTAATTGTTATCTTACCTGTATATTCAACTGTTTTAGTAGATAAAATTATCTGCGCAGAAGATAAAACAACGTTAGACGCAGGCCCTGGATTTAACAGTTATCTATGGAGCACAGGGGCGACAACACAAACGATAAGCAATGTAGGAACAGGAACATATTGGGTAGATTTAAAAACCGGTGACTGTATTGTAAAGCAAACTGTAAAAGTTTACGCTTCTGAAATTCCAGTTGTTTCAAACATTGAAATTTCAAACAATACAATTACTGTACATGTAATTGGTGGTATACCTCCTTATCAATACTCAATTAATGGTAACACAAATTGGCAAGACTCTAATGTTTTCACCAATATTTCAAGAGGAGACCACACTATTTTCGTTAGAGATAACTATAAGTGCGTACCTGTTGAAGTAAATGTGGTAGTACCAAATATTATAAATGTGATTACTCCAAATGGAGATGGTATGAATGATGTAATTGACTACTCTGCACTATCTGGAAAACAAAACTTAGTTCTTAGCATTTTTGACAGATATGGAGCAAAAATCTATCAAGCTGACAAAACTAATGGATATAAGTGGGATGGTACTGCAAACGCAGGCAAAAAAGCCCCAACAGGAAATTACTGGTATTCTGTAACATGGAATGAAAACAACAAACAAAGTACTCCGATTAAATTCTCTGGATGGGTATTATTGAAAAACAGAGAATAACATTCAAAACAAAATTGAAAAGCCACTTTAATAAGTGGTTTTTTCAATTTTAAATAATATATATATTATTTAACTAATTTTTTGTTAAATTTGTAATTAAAATCATTTGGAAATGAGAAAACTACTACTTTTTTTTATTTTAATTATTTCACAATTATATTATTCACAATCAGACTGTATTACAGCAATACCAATTTGTGGTAATTCTGATATATCTTATAATTCTGATACTAATGGCAATGTCATTGAACAAACTTCAGGAAGCTGTTTAGGCATGGAAAACCATTCTGTTTGGTATGTATTTACTGCCGCTACTACGGGAACTATTGAATTTACGATAAACCCTGATACCGTACCTGGTACCACTCACTATGATTACGACTTTGCAGTTTATGGACCAAATATAAACTGTGCAACTTGGGATTTTGGAGATGCTATTCGTTGTAATTATTCGGGAACAAGTGGTGCTACAGGATTAAGCTCTACACAAACCGGAAGCCAGTGGAGTCCAGCGCTTCCTGTAATTGCAGGAGAAGTTTATTATCTTCTTATAGACAACTTCATTCCTGCAAATCTTTTAGGGTTTTCTCTTACATGGGGCGGTACATCAACGCTAACGTCTGCTTTTAACAATCCAGCATTAGCACCTAATCCATTTATTACTCCAGGTGTACCTAATGCGACAAACCCTGCTCTTCCTAATGAAATTTTAAAGTGTAACTTACCTACACAATTTGATTTTACAACTTTAACAACTGATATATTAAATGGTAATCCTAATTTCACGGTAACTTACCACAATGTTAATAACGATGCAATTACAGGAGCTAACCCATTAACAACAACAACCGTAGATGGTACAACACTTTATTATTACAGAATAAAATATATAGACCCTGCTAACCCGAGTAACCCAGCCAACGGGTGTTTTCAAACAGGTAAATTCAAATTCAGACAAGGAAATATTGTCCCTAAGAATGCAACAATCAAAGCATGTAACAATAATGGAGCAGGAACAGGAACATTCAACCTTAATACCGCTGATGTTTTTGATGACGCTACAGCTATAAAAAAATACTATCTTACATTAGCTGACCTAAATGCAGGAATCAATCAAATTACAAATCCTACAGCATATGTATCTGCACCTAAAACAATCTATGTAAAAGTATCCTCCCTTGAAGGTTGTACAGCTTACTCTACAATTACTTTAGAGTTCTTCCCTGTAGTGGTGGTTACACCGGCATCTTTAGAGTCTTGCTTTATTGAGGGAGCTATTACCACAGCCTCTTTTGACCTTACACAAGCTACCGTAACCGCTCAGTCAGGAAATACAAAAAGGTTTTTCACAACTATGGCAAATGCTTTAGCTGGTACTAACGAAATTATTCCAGCGAATAATTACATTACAACAAGTACAGATGTATATGTGAGAGTAACTAATAATGATGGATGTTATGCGATTACAAAAATCACATTAAAAGTTATACCTCCCGTAAAATCAACGGTTCTTAAAGACAAAACAATTTGTTTCGAAGATAAAACTACGCTAGACGCAGGATCTGGATTCAGTGAATACGAATGGAGCACAGGTGCTACAACACAAGTTATTTCAAATGTTGGTGTAGGTGCTTATTGGGTGAAACTAAAAACTGGCAAATGTTTTACACTTCAGCAAGTACACGTTTATGCTTCACAACAACCTGTTATTGCAAGTATTGATATTACGAATAATACAATTACAGTCAATGCTTCAGGAGGATCTGCACCATACCAATATTCATTAGATGGAAGCAATTGGCAGGATTCTAATGTATTTACAGGCTTGCCAAGAGGTGAGAATAAAATTTTTGTAAAAGATTCATTTGATTGTAACCCTATCCAGATACAAGTTACTGTACCTAACCTTGTTAATGCAATTACTCCAAATGGAGATAATGTTAACGACGAAGTAGACTACTCTGCATTAGCATACAAAAAGAATTTATTATTCGTTGTTTACAACAGATACGGTAATAAAATCTATGAAGCTGATAAAATAAGAAACTTCAAATGGAACGGTACTTCAGGAGGTAAAAAAATCCCTACAGGAACCTACTGGTATACGATTACATGGAACGAAAATGATAAAAACAGTACACCAACCAAATACGACGGATGGGTACTGGTAAAAAACAGAGAATAATATTTTTTCGCAATCATAAAAAATCACCTCAGCAATGGGGTGATTTTTTTATTAACATTAAGTCTCATCTATTTACTATACTTAAGTAATGTTTTCCATAGAATTGTTAGTTACTATTTTAAAACTATTTTCTAAAAAAACTATCTTTGCATTATGGCGCAGAAAGAAACACTCTCTTCTCTTACACAAGGGAACTTTGCGAGAGAATTATCAATTGCTGATGGAAAAATGCCTCCTAATGCAATAGATTTTGAAAGATTGGTAATCGGTACTTTTTTAATTGATAAAAAAGGGCTCGATCATTCTATCGACCTTCTTACTCCGGAAGTATTCTATGACCCGAGACATCAGGTCATATTTGCTACGATTCTAAAATTGTACGAAGCAAACCATCCGGTAGATATTATGACTGTTATTCAGGAGATGAAAAAAACAGACAAACTAAGTTCAGCAGGTGGTGACCACTACATTATCGAACTTACAATGGGAGTAAGTTCATCTGCCCATATCGAATATCATGTACGTGTTATTCTTGAAAAATATATTTTAAGAAGTTTAATTAATGTGTCGGCT is drawn from Chryseobacterium muglaense and contains these coding sequences:
- a CDS encoding T9SS type B sorting domain-containing protein, which translates into the protein MKKTLLIFLMIISQMIFAQSDCDTSISICGNSDISYTPSGHGAIAEILNQNGGCLSSNERFTVWYNFTAATSGTLAFTIVPNFQGDDYDFAVYGPTTNGCTSLQTNNVFVRPIRCNYSGTPGNTGLDLAIPLPPPGVYGNNNQWSPHLQVTAGETYYMIVTNHSFSTNGFSLTWGGTATLASPFNDPSLITNPFIAPGLPNADPTQPNEVIVCSNPATFNFGTLSNAIINGNANFTVSYYHTPNDMLTGINPITTSVAVNTTDTYYYSIGYIDPTNPTNPNNKCKQTGKFKFKDGAIVADDDTLTECNNNNSGVAVFNLTTADVTNDPTYTKKYYPSLVDLNNGTGEITNPYQYVSAVGSVFVLVTSPFGCTDIGEIKLNFFPDIIVTEATIRVCSIQTNPSTGLFNLTTAVVNGQGGMTKKYYPSVADAINQTNEILTPATHIAPTGYAYVRVSNANGCYNIAKINLIVILPVYSTVLVDKIICAEDKTTLDAGPGFNSYLWSTGATTQTISNVGTGTYWVDLKTGDCIVKQTVKVYASEIPVVSNIEISNNTITVHVIGGIPPYQYSINGNTNWQDSNVFTNISRGDHTIFVRDNYKCVPVEVNVVVPNIINVITPNGDGMNDVIDYSALSGKQNLVLSIFDRYGAKIYQADKTNGYKWDGTANAGKKAPTGNYWYSVTWNENNKQSTPIKFSGWVLLKNRE
- a CDS encoding T9SS type B sorting domain-containing protein; its protein translation is MRKLLLFFILIISQLYYSQSDCITAIPICGNSDISYNSDTNGNVIEQTSGSCLGMENHSVWYVFTAATTGTIEFTINPDTVPGTTHYDYDFAVYGPNINCATWDFGDAIRCNYSGTSGATGLSSTQTGSQWSPALPVIAGEVYYLLIDNFIPANLLGFSLTWGGTSTLTSAFNNPALAPNPFITPGVPNATNPALPNEILKCNLPTQFDFTTLTTDILNGNPNFTVTYHNVNNDAITGANPLTTTTVDGTTLYYYRIKYIDPANPSNPANGCFQTGKFKFRQGNIVPKNATIKACNNNGAGTGTFNLNTADVFDDATAIKKYYLTLADLNAGINQITNPTAYVSAPKTIYVKVSSLEGCTAYSTITLEFFPVVVVTPASLESCFIEGAITTASFDLTQATVTAQSGNTKRFFTTMANALAGTNEIIPANNYITTSTDVYVRVTNNDGCYAITKITLKVIPPVKSTVLKDKTICFEDKTTLDAGSGFSEYEWSTGATTQVISNVGVGAYWVKLKTGKCFTLQQVHVYASQQPVIASIDITNNTITVNASGGSAPYQYSLDGSNWQDSNVFTGLPRGENKIFVKDSFDCNPIQIQVTVPNLVNAITPNGDNVNDEVDYSALAYKKNLLFVVYNRYGNKIYEADKIRNFKWNGTSGGKKIPTGTYWYTITWNENDKNSTPTKYDGWVLVKNRE